Proteins encoded by one window of Pseudorca crassidens isolate mPseCra1 chromosome 3, mPseCra1.hap1, whole genome shotgun sequence:
- the SNX18 gene encoding sorting nexin-18 isoform X2 — MALRARALYDFRSENPGEISLREHEVLSLCSEQDIEGWLEGINSRGDRGLFPASYVQVIRAPEPGPAGDGGPGAPARYANVPPGGFEPLPAAPPASFKPPPDAFQPLLQPQQAPPPSTFQPPGAGFSYGGGALQPSPQQLYGGGYQASQGSDDDWDDEWDDSSTVADEPGVLGSGAYPDLDGSSSGGVGAAGRYRLSTRTDLSLGSRGGSAPPQHHPSGAKSSATVSRNLNRFSTFVKSGGEAFVLGEASGFVKDGDKLCVVLGPYGPEWQENPYPFQCTIDDPTKQTKFKGMKSYISYKLVPTHTQVPVHRRYKHFDWLYARLAEKFPVISVPHLPEKQATGRFEEDFISKRRKGLIWWMNHMASHPVLAQCDVFQHFLTCPSSTDEKAWKQGKRKAEKDEMVGANFFLTLSTPPAAALDLQEVESKIDGFKCFTKKMDDSALQLNHTANEFARKQVTGFKKEYQKVGQSFRGLSQAFELDQQAFSAGLNQAIAFTGDAYDAIGELFADQPRQDLDPVMDLLALYQGHLANFPDIIHVQKGRRS; from the coding sequence ATGGCGCTGCGCGCCCGGGCGCTGTACGACTTCAGGTCGGAGAACCCGGGCGAGATCTCGCTGCGGGAGCACGAGGTGCTGAGCCTGTGCAGCGAGCAGGACATCGAGGGCTGGCTCGAGGGGATCAACAGCCGCGGGGACCGCGGCCTCTTCCCGGCCTCGTACGTGCAGGTGATCCGAGCCCCCGAGCCCGGCCCGGCGGGCGACGGCGGCCCGGGCGCCCCGGCTCGCTACGCCAACGTGCCACCCGGCGGTTTCGAGCCCCTGCCCGCCGCGCCGCCCGCCTCCTTCAAGCCGCCGCCCGACGCCTTCCAGCCGCTGCTGCAACCGCAGCAGGCGCCGCCGCCGAGCACCTTCCAGCCGCCGGGCGCTGGCTTCTCGTATGGCGGGGGTGCCCTGCAGCCGTCGCCGCAGCAGCTCTACGGCGGCGGCTACCAGGCCAGCCAGGGCAGCGACGATGACTGGGACGACGAGTGGGACGACAGCTCCACGGTGGCTGACGAGCCGGGCGTGCTGGGCAGCGGCGCGTACCCGGACCTCGACGGCTCGTCGTCGGGGGGCGTCGGCGCTGCGGGCCGCTACCGTCTGTCCACACGCACCGACTTGTCGCTGGGCTCCCGCGGCGGCTCGGCGCCCCCGCAGCACCACCCGTCGGGGGCCAAGAGCTCGGCCACCGTGAGCCGCAACCTCAATCGCTTCTCCACCTTCGTCAAGTCGGGCGGGGAGGCCTTCGTGCTGGGCGAGGCGTCGGGCTTCGTGAAGGACGGGGACAAGCTGTGCGTGGTGCTGGGGCCCTACGGCCCCGAGTGGCAGGAGAACCCCTACCCCTTCCAGTGCACCATCGACGACCCCACCAAGCAGACCAAGTTCAAGGGCATGAAGAGCTACATCTCCTACAAGCTGGTGCCCACGCACACGCAGGTGCCAGTGCACCGGCGCTACAAGCACTTTGACTGGCTGTATGCGCGCCTAGCCGAGAAGTTCCCCGTCATCTCGGTGCCCCACCTGCCCGAGAAGCAGGCCACCGGCCGCTTCGAGGAGGACTTCATCTCCAAGCGCAGGAAGGGCCTGATCTGGTGGATGAACCACATGGCCAGCCACCCGGTGCTGGCGCAGTGCGACGTCTTCCAGCACTTCCTGACCTGCCCCAGCAGCACCGACGAGAAGGCCTGGAAACAGGGCAAGAGGAAGGCCGAGAAGGATGAGATGGTGGGCGCCAACTTCTTCCTGACCCTGAGCACACCCCCCGCCGCCGCCCTCGACCTGCAGGAGGTGGAGAGCAAGATCGACGGCTTCAAGTGCTTCACCAAGAAGATGGACGACAGCGCGCTGCAGCTCAACCACACGGCCAATGAATTCGCGCGCAAGCAGGTGACGGGCTTCAAGAAGGAGTATCAGAAGGTGGGCCAGTCCTTCCGCGGCCTCAGCCAGGCCTTTGAGCTGGACCAGCAGGCCTTCTCGGCCGGCCTGAACCAGGCCATCGCCTTCACCGGAGATGCCTACGACGCCATCGGCGAGCTCTTCGCCGACCAGCCCAGGCAGGACCTGGACCCCGTCATGGACCTGTTAGCGCTGTATCAGGGGCACCTGGCCAACTTCCCCGACATCATCCACGTTCAGAAAG
- the SNX18 gene encoding sorting nexin-18 isoform X1 encodes MALRARALYDFRSENPGEISLREHEVLSLCSEQDIEGWLEGINSRGDRGLFPASYVQVIRAPEPGPAGDGGPGAPARYANVPPGGFEPLPAAPPASFKPPPDAFQPLLQPQQAPPPSTFQPPGAGFSYGGGALQPSPQQLYGGGYQASQGSDDDWDDEWDDSSTVADEPGVLGSGAYPDLDGSSSGGVGAAGRYRLSTRTDLSLGSRGGSAPPQHHPSGAKSSATVSRNLNRFSTFVKSGGEAFVLGEASGFVKDGDKLCVVLGPYGPEWQENPYPFQCTIDDPTKQTKFKGMKSYISYKLVPTHTQVPVHRRYKHFDWLYARLAEKFPVISVPHLPEKQATGRFEEDFISKRRKGLIWWMNHMASHPVLAQCDVFQHFLTCPSSTDEKAWKQGKRKAEKDEMVGANFFLTLSTPPAAALDLQEVESKIDGFKCFTKKMDDSALQLNHTANEFARKQVTGFKKEYQKVGQSFRGLSQAFELDQQAFSAGLNQAIAFTGDAYDAIGELFADQPRQDLDPVMDLLALYQGHLANFPDIIHVQKGAAAEAPRPRPPCLRSSSWSALGEPSRFSSCVCTWE; translated from the coding sequence ATGGCGCTGCGCGCCCGGGCGCTGTACGACTTCAGGTCGGAGAACCCGGGCGAGATCTCGCTGCGGGAGCACGAGGTGCTGAGCCTGTGCAGCGAGCAGGACATCGAGGGCTGGCTCGAGGGGATCAACAGCCGCGGGGACCGCGGCCTCTTCCCGGCCTCGTACGTGCAGGTGATCCGAGCCCCCGAGCCCGGCCCGGCGGGCGACGGCGGCCCGGGCGCCCCGGCTCGCTACGCCAACGTGCCACCCGGCGGTTTCGAGCCCCTGCCCGCCGCGCCGCCCGCCTCCTTCAAGCCGCCGCCCGACGCCTTCCAGCCGCTGCTGCAACCGCAGCAGGCGCCGCCGCCGAGCACCTTCCAGCCGCCGGGCGCTGGCTTCTCGTATGGCGGGGGTGCCCTGCAGCCGTCGCCGCAGCAGCTCTACGGCGGCGGCTACCAGGCCAGCCAGGGCAGCGACGATGACTGGGACGACGAGTGGGACGACAGCTCCACGGTGGCTGACGAGCCGGGCGTGCTGGGCAGCGGCGCGTACCCGGACCTCGACGGCTCGTCGTCGGGGGGCGTCGGCGCTGCGGGCCGCTACCGTCTGTCCACACGCACCGACTTGTCGCTGGGCTCCCGCGGCGGCTCGGCGCCCCCGCAGCACCACCCGTCGGGGGCCAAGAGCTCGGCCACCGTGAGCCGCAACCTCAATCGCTTCTCCACCTTCGTCAAGTCGGGCGGGGAGGCCTTCGTGCTGGGCGAGGCGTCGGGCTTCGTGAAGGACGGGGACAAGCTGTGCGTGGTGCTGGGGCCCTACGGCCCCGAGTGGCAGGAGAACCCCTACCCCTTCCAGTGCACCATCGACGACCCCACCAAGCAGACCAAGTTCAAGGGCATGAAGAGCTACATCTCCTACAAGCTGGTGCCCACGCACACGCAGGTGCCAGTGCACCGGCGCTACAAGCACTTTGACTGGCTGTATGCGCGCCTAGCCGAGAAGTTCCCCGTCATCTCGGTGCCCCACCTGCCCGAGAAGCAGGCCACCGGCCGCTTCGAGGAGGACTTCATCTCCAAGCGCAGGAAGGGCCTGATCTGGTGGATGAACCACATGGCCAGCCACCCGGTGCTGGCGCAGTGCGACGTCTTCCAGCACTTCCTGACCTGCCCCAGCAGCACCGACGAGAAGGCCTGGAAACAGGGCAAGAGGAAGGCCGAGAAGGATGAGATGGTGGGCGCCAACTTCTTCCTGACCCTGAGCACACCCCCCGCCGCCGCCCTCGACCTGCAGGAGGTGGAGAGCAAGATCGACGGCTTCAAGTGCTTCACCAAGAAGATGGACGACAGCGCGCTGCAGCTCAACCACACGGCCAATGAATTCGCGCGCAAGCAGGTGACGGGCTTCAAGAAGGAGTATCAGAAGGTGGGCCAGTCCTTCCGCGGCCTCAGCCAGGCCTTTGAGCTGGACCAGCAGGCCTTCTCGGCCGGCCTGAACCAGGCCATCGCCTTCACCGGAGATGCCTACGACGCCATCGGCGAGCTCTTCGCCGACCAGCCCAGGCAGGACCTGGACCCCGTCATGGACCTGTTAGCGCTGTATCAGGGGCACCTGGCCAACTTCCCCGACATCATCCACGTTCAGAAAG